Genomic DNA from Salvia miltiorrhiza cultivar Shanhuang (shh) chromosome 1, IMPLAD_Smil_shh, whole genome shotgun sequence:
TTTTTCTTTCTCCACGTTACCCTTCTGTCTCTTGATTTCCAAATATTTGTTTCTTGATTTGCAGAGATTCATTGCTTCTTCAATTGTCCAGATTTTGTACATATTTCATGGTGATTCACAAAACCTATTTCCAGATTTgtttcttcatttttattttttccaaatttgTACAGAATTTATATCTTGatctttttcttgatttttttcttgATTTCCAAAATTGTACAATTCTTCGACTTTGAAAATTTGTTTCTTGATTTGCAGAGACCTTACAACCCCTAATCTGCATGACCGACAAgatttttttcttgatttttcgTCCAATTTTGCAGAACCATGAGATTGTTCATGATCTAGTTTTATTTCAAGTGTATTTAAGTGGCTGTTAATCCTTAATCTCGAGTTGTATCTCTTCTACCATACAAGAATATTAACTACTTTAGAATTATGttaaatacattaaaaaaaaaatcacctaatatatattactactattttatCACTACTCTCCGTCTAGATCTCAACTTACATGATCCATATTGTTTTGTTTGAACAACAAATTAATGatacaattattaatttttgtgcATAGGTGAGAGTCTAGGAACAAAGTACTTGACTCCCTATTTGGAGTTGTTTGCAACGGATTTCTCAAACGGTGTCAACTTTGCTTTAGCCGGCTCCGACACTCTCCGCCGAGTTAACCCTCTCATTCCCTACACGCTGCAAGCCCAAACCACTCAATTTACTCTCTTTCATAACGTCTCCATCCGCCGCGCCTCCATCGGTAAGCCTCATAACTCTAATGCTCCTTCAATACAAataagggcaaaggtgcagattccCCCCTGTAGTACacccccctagagcttttagccccccaaactcggtcaaagcgcgttgacctccccaaaGTCCCGGAAGAAGGGTGCAATTAAGTCCAAACCCTTAACGGGCGTTTAACGCCGTTTAACGGTGCAATTTTTTATTCCCTCTCTCTAAACTCTTCGACTTCACCATCGGCAGCGCGGCGGAGCTTCCTTGGCCGGTGGCGACAAGGTCTCATCCGTCATATCCTCACCGAAGATCAGGTCTAATTCTTCGCCCTCGCACTCCAACACCTCGCGATCATCGGGCCGGGCCTCCTCGACGGTGTCGGTTTTGGGCGGCGTGAGGCGGGCGTGAGGGCTGAGCCATTTCGATTTCATGTAATCGGCTTTCCGCCACGGCGCGATGTGCATCCCTTTCTTCTTCAGGCTCCGCCGCGCCGTCTAAATGACTATTGAATTGATTATCTAAAATTAGCTGAATTTAGGAGAAATTGGAGTattgaaaaggaaaaagggggaaagtggAATTGAGAATTACCAGCTGGAATAGAGGGAGATTTATCCCATTTGGATTTGCAAAGAGAGGCGTTATCGGAGGGGTTGCCGAAGGAAGAATTAGCGGAAATCGAATCGGAGAAGAAATCGAGCTCGTCATCGGAGCTATCGTTGCTGTTGCCGTTGAAGCAATTGCAGCGGTTGCGGGCGCATTTCGCGGCGGCGGAGGAAGGCTTTTCGTTGGCGGTGGGGCCcagcgaaaaaaaaaaaaaaaaaaaaaattgaagacggCGTCAAACGCCCGTTAAGGGTTTGGACTTAATTGCACCCTTCTTCCGGGACtttggggaggtcaacgcgctttgaccgagtttggggggctaaaagctctaggggggtGTACTACAGGGGggaatctgcacctttgccctacAAATAATATACCAATCTTAACAATATCAATGTAGACCAAATCAAATCTGCGCTCTTCATGTTGGACATCGGTCAAAACGACATGCATGGCAATTTTATGAATAATAAAACGTTTCAACAAGTCCTCACCCTTATCCCCGATGTCATCTCCAACATTAGAGATGCTATGCAGGTAtataattactttaattaatctaattaattaaccTTAATTACTTTAATAAATTTTCTCTCCCGCGCAGACGATGTATCGGCTGGGCGGGAGAAACTTTTGGGTGCACAACACGGGCCCGTTGGGGTGCATGCCGTCTAGCGTAGACCTTATAAATGCTTCAACGGTGGTGGACCAGTTCGGCTGCGTTTCCGACATGAACAAAGCCGCTGCCCAACTGAACTCGGAGCTCGAGCGTCTCTGTCGGGAGCTGCGGTCGGAGATGGGCGACGCCACCATCGTCTACGTCGATATCTACTCCATCAAGTTGGACTTGATCGTCAACTCGACGTCGTATGGTGAGAAACACACATTTGTtgtttttgaattaattatggTTTTGTAattaattgatatttgtgaTGCTGATGCAGGGTTCAACAATGCTTTCGAACAGTGCCGGGGTCGGGCGCAGGGTGTATGCCCAGAGGGGTCGCGGTATGTGAGCTGGGATGGAATCCATTACACAGAGGCGGCCAATATGTTGGTTGCATCCAAAATACTTTCTACTGCTTACTCTACCCCGCCTCTCccatttaatttcttttgcAACTAATTTCAATTACTATCATTAACTATGTCGTGCTGCATTTTGTAAATTGCTCCCTATGttccagcttttagtatccagttgaaagtgacacgagttttaataaagtgattgagtgCGTTGTGAGTGGAATTAGAGCCCGGCCACTTTTTATATGAGTATTGTTAAAATAATGAAAGTGAAGTAAGGGtctcacctacttttactaaaaatataaatggataccaaaatgtgggacgatcataaaagaaaaaatggatATTAAAaggtgggacggatggagtattattatcTATAATCAACGAAGTTTAATTTCTTATCTTGTAAGAAGTGgcagttgtgtgtgtgtttttttataGTATCTAGAACACAAGTACTGTATGTATAAATATCAAACTATAAGTAAATTCAATATTGTAATAACCACGGTCCAGACCAAGACATGATTCAAAGGATCGGTGAAGATATATGGCTTTTggttaatttcaattttaatttgtttatcaAACCAAGTCAGAATCTATCGAATATCAGAGCACTTCCAAAAAAGATGCGTCAAATTCTCCTCAGCCTTACCGCATAAAATACAATGATTAGGGCCCTGAATCCCCCTTCTGCTAAGGCTATCCAACGTTGGCATTTTGGAGTGGATGATTCTCCAACATATCATAGATCTGCGATCCGAAATGAATCGCTCCCAGAGCCACGACCCCCAACGAACTTTGGGAAAAGACGGACTGATCTTAGCATAGGCTAAAGCTGAGGTGACTTTACCCGTAGCAGAAGGCTTCCAATAACTCACGTCTTCCTCGTCACCAATTGGGATGAGAAGCATATCCACCACCACATTTGGGAACCGAACAACAAAGTCTTCTGTGAAATGCCAAATgctaattttatatatatgtttgtgtatgaaaatatgtatttatttattatgacgtatATACTACTCGATGATAATAATGCCTAAtgctattttttattattgatttgttttatttatttaataactttaattatcattacgctttatacaaagttgaaattttatatttttaaattcaggattttattaaataattgacGGGCGTGGAttgttttagtttatttatattaaaaatatattttatatttataaattttaattttatttaatatttatatttatttatttaaatatgttgtTTAGTTTCAATGTTCATCGCGCACGAATGGTAGTTTGTACTCTAATGTTGGAGATGACACGTCATATTAGCTTGGCACGTCATAGTAGCTTGGTATTTGGCCGGAAtatggattagtagcaaaatgagataaaatctaaagtttagtaattttcacgctacatttcaaagtttatatgcaaaatcaaaattggacgaaagttcagtattttatgggcaattaaccctagtatatataagaaaatgtaAAAAATTTTGGGCCCTCGAAAATGATGGGTCTTGAGCCATCGCCAATGCTGGTCCGCCCTCAGAGACAACCCTATGGCTACTCATCATCGTCAGAGGTGGCCTGCTACTCATCACAGTCGTCGCCACCACTCAGGGATCCATCACCACTCACCTCCATCACCAGAGGCTATGATGTTAAAATGCAGGCTCACCGTGGAAGCGGTTGGTTACTCATCACCATCATTGTCTCgtgttaattaaaattaatataatatgttATGCTTGGGTCCTGGAGGGTTGACTGACAGGTgtaggggggaatacacctgtggactatttttcacaaattaaaacaaacttaaccaaatttcagttcgaaataggttgtagactgatactgaagataCTTCAGTAAATTGACATCAGTTGAGCGCtgggcttaactgatatctAAGTAAAGCTTCAGTCTAATTTGTAAAATATAGTAGAGTTATTAATCTCTCTGACTATCAGTTGAGTCGTCAATAggattaataactcagcagtggaaattaaacttagtgcgaatagccttaagaaaatatttgtgacttgtaaaatccttagttacactcTTCAGTTAGTCCAGTTCAGTTTAAAACAGTTTAGCACATCAAAggaaataattgaaagcaaataaagaacacaaggatttttaacgtggttcggagaCATCTCCCCTACATCCACAACCAGATTATttgtctgacaaacactctgggcttatgcttagAGGTGCACAACAAACTTACCAATCCACCCTGAATTGGATTTAACACTTAGCACGCCCTGACACTGTCGTGTCCAATCAGCTAATGCTAAAGTAATTGGAACCAAAACCTTTAATCTGAACTCCTTCTTGGTTTCACTGGTACCAAGGTAACCACCTAATTTAGTTtcctggtactaaacaacaaccacttggcTTACTAGGTGTCAAGGGACCGAACAATTTAGtttactggtactaaacaacaaccacttggcTTATCAGATGCCAAGGAACTAATCTGTTTAGTTTATCGGTACTAAACAACCTCTGAGTTCGGTCTTGAGTCTCGAACTCtattacaaacactcttctctcaaaaagaaaaaggttaTGTAATAACCAACTAGGAAAACTGAAAACATGCTCTCAAGTAATCATCAACTATGCTAAAGATATATCTATTGATTGCCTAGAGATTCTAAGAGAGCTCTGGTAATCAACCATTCTGATTGTATGATCTTTGTttgctctcttcttcgattcaatgcTTCATGAAGGTTGAGCTCGAATTGATCTTTCGATGTAGCTTTTACATTGATGATTGAATCGGATTTTCTCTCTCTGTTTCCCCACTCCTTCTTGGGGTGTTCTCATGAGCTATTTATAGACAGTTCTAAaaaatagatccgttggtggataTCTTCTTCTTCGAATCCTGCCGTTGTGAGATAACGACTTAATC
This window encodes:
- the LOC131007025 gene encoding GDSL esterase/lipase LIP-4-like, which translates into the protein MCYSYKISLGLVCFYFLGFGTIMAAPACRNKPMLFNFGDSNSDTGGAPILAGMPLELPAGRTFFHEPSGRLCDGRLILDFLCESLGTKYLTPYLELFATDFSNGVNFALAGSDTLRRVNPLIPYTLQAQTTQFTLFHNVSIRRASIDQIKSALFMLDIGQNDMHGNFMNNKTFQQVLTLIPDVISNIRDAMQTMYRLGGRNFWVHNTGPLGCMPSSVDLINASTVVDQFGCVSDMNKAAAQLNSELERLCRELRSEMGDATIVYVDIYSIKLDLIVNSTSYGFNNAFEQCRGRAQGVCPEGSRYVSWDGIHYTEAANMLVASKILSTAYSTPPLPFNFFCN